CAGTTCATGCACTGAATCCGGAGATTGCGAAGAAAATCTGATGTTTAGTAATTTGTTGAAACAGCTTACTAGTTTGCAGGTCAAAATATTAAAATATGCTTGTGAGCATTCTGAGAAATATATTATTACTCCGACAGGTCTGCCATTTTCTAACGCCTTATATATAAGCACAGAAAAATTAAAAGCTATCACTGGTGTGGTAGATATTCATAGGCTAGATAGGGAGTTGGATCATTTAAGGTCTTTAGAACTTATAATAGGTGGGTATAATAGTTTGGGCAGTAATCCTGAAATTACACCAACAGCTTTAAGTATGCACTTGTATGTTAGAGGGCACGGTTCGGAGGAATCTCCTGTAAGTTTTTTTGGTATAACAAAAACTCGCTAACAATTATTCTGAGCAACGCCCACTGTACTTTATCTAATCCGTCATTCCCGCGTGTCTCTGGGCGGGAATCCAGAAAGGCCGTGCAAGTAAAGGGACTGGATTCCTGCTTGCGCAGGAATGACGAAAAAGCGGATGAGGGGTTATAAGTAAAGGATTACAATAAAAGCATTTATCATTCAATCCGTCATTCCCGCGTGTCTCCGGGCGGGAATCCAGAAGGTTTTGAAGAATTTTTACGTATATATTCTTTGCAGTAAACGCAACGGCACTTTGTATGCAGGGTTGACCTCTAACCTTGCAAAAAGAACGTATGAGCACAAAAATAATCAGGTAGACGGTTTTACAAAAACATACGGCGTTCATCGTCTTGTCTGGTACGAAATGCACGAAACATGGGAAGGCGCCGTTAAAAGGGAAAAACAGTTGAAGCGGTGGAAGAGGGCGTATAAATTGCGCCTTATAGAAGAAAGCAATCCGGAGTGGAAGGATTTGTACGAGGACATTTGCAGGTAGAAAACCTGGAT
The nucleotide sequence above comes from Deltaproteobacteria bacterium. Encoded proteins:
- a CDS encoding GIY-YIG nuclease family protein; translated protein: MKNFYVYILCSKRNGTLYAGLTSNLAKRTYEHKNNQVDGFTKTYGVHRLVWYEMHETWEGAVKREKQLKRWKRAYKLRLIEESNPEWKDLYEDICR
- a CDS encoding DUF4393 domain-containing protein, with translation MTEKNADLLGIKSFGEAANTLAKGVVDAAGAFLGRICLPAAEEFGLYLEDKVSAWRTKNTANIVLGAKQILESQGGIKNKHAHPRLVHTILENGSWVEDTDIQKMWAGLLASSCTESGDCEENLMFSNLLKQLTSLQVKILKYACEHSEKYIITPTGLPFSNALYISTEKLKAITGVVDIHRLDRELDHLRSLELIIGGYNSLGSNPEITPTALSMHLYVRGHGSEESPVSFFGITKTR